The region TAGTAATAATTGGGAGTATACTTAAGCCACCACCGACAGAAAATGACGATGCATTTTGCTTTAAAAACTGCTTTATTTTGTTCATTTTCGATTCATTTCCTGAATAAATGCAAATTATTTCTCTACAAAGTAAAAAAAAACTAATCTAATTTGTGTAATTAAAATTAAGAATCTATATTTGCATCGCTTTAATGAAAACGGGTGTTTTTATAAAGAGCAAAAGGCCTCATTAGCTCAGCTGGTAGAGCAACTGATTTGTAATCAGTAGGTCACTGGTTCGACTCCGGTATGAGGCTCACAACTTTTGCAAGACGTGCAATCGTATTAAAATACTAAAATACAAGCCTCATTAGCTCAGCTGGTAGAGCAACTGATTTGTAATCAGTAGGTCACTGGTTCGACTCCGGTATGAGGCTCGATATTTTAATCAAACATTCGTAATACGTACGGATTGATTTGAAAAGCCTCATTAGCTCAGCTGGTAGAGCAACTGATTTGTAATCAGTAGGTCACTGGTTCGACTCCGGTATGAGGCTCAAGTCTTGGAGTCAGGCAGTTTGGAAACAAACTCGGCGCTGGGTTAAAGACGAAATATGGTACTGCCTCATTAGCTCAGCTGGTAGAGCAACTGATTTGTAATCAGTAGGTCACTGGTTCGACTCCGGTATGAGGCTCATAGTAATGAAACCTTCTTTGTTGACTTGAGTATAAATATCTTGATAGTTATGTTTAAGTCTTCGTAGAAGGTTTCTTTTTATCTATAAAATTTTCTGATGATCCTCTGATCGTTAATGAATTTGAAACTTATAATATCCTAAGTATCTGATTATTTGACTTTTAGCTGAAAATTCAGATATTTGCGGACTCGTTAATTAAATATATATAAAGATGTCTAAAATCTGCGATATTACAGGTAAAAGAACGAGAGTTGGTAATAATGTTTCTCACGCAAACAATAAGACCAAACGTAAGTTCTTCCCTAACTTGCACAAAAAGCGTTTTTACATTCCTGAAGAGGATCGTTGGGTAACGCTAAAAGTTTCTTCAAGTGCTTTAAGAACAATCAACAAAAACGGTATCTCTGCTGTGTTGAAAAAAGCACGTAAAGAAGGTAAAACTTTCTAATTAAACTTGGTTTAACTTGGTATCACTTACCACAACATTATAAGTAATGGCTAAGAAAGGCAACAGAGTACAAGTGATTCTTGAGTGCACGGAGCACAAAGCATCTGGTCAACCAGGTACTTCAAGATACATCACAACAAAAAACCGTAAGAACACTCCAGATCGTTTGGAAAGACGTAAGTTCAACCCGGTTCTAAAGAAATACACTATTCACCGTGAAATTAAGTAATTATGGCTAAGAAGGTAGTAGCAACACTTAAGAAAGAAGGTGGCGTAAAGTACGCTAAAGTAGTGAAAGCTGTGAAATCTCCAAAGACGGGTGCTTACACGTTCAAAGAAGAGATTATCATGGAAGATCAAGTGAAAGATTACTTAGCTAAGTAATTTCTTTACATACTTATTCTTTCGAAAAACACCCTGCAACATGATTGCGGGGTTTTTTATTATCATTAATAATGTGATTTTTTACACTAAATAAGAACCTCAATGTTGATTTGATTTCAAATCAATGTTAAAAGTTTACGATTATTAGTACAGGAAGATCACTTCTAAATACTTACTTGCAAACAATTGGGATTCTAACTTTTATAACGTTATTTTTACCTAGTGAAGTAAGTATTTATAATCCTCATTTATTTAGAATTAACGCATCATAAACAATGGGCTTTTTTAAAAAAATTTTTGGTAAGACTGAGATAACTCAAGAGGAAAAAGATAACCTTGATAAAGGGTTGGAAAAATCTCGTGGATCAATCTTTGATCAGATCACAAAAGCAGTTGCAGGGAAATCCAAAGTTGATGATGATGTTCTTGATAACTTGGAGGAAATTCTTGTTACTTCAGATGTAGGGGTTGAAACTACACTGAAAATTATCAAACGTATTGAAGCTCGTGTTGAAAGAGACAAATACGTTGATACAAAAGAACTAAATAAGATTCTTCATGAAGAAATCGCAGGGTTATTAGATGAGAATAAAA is a window of Flammeovirga agarivorans DNA encoding:
- the rpmB gene encoding 50S ribosomal protein L28, translating into MSKICDITGKRTRVGNNVSHANNKTKRKFFPNLHKKRFYIPEEDRWVTLKVSSSALRTINKNGISAVLKKARKEGKTF
- the rpmG gene encoding 50S ribosomal protein L33; protein product: MAKKGNRVQVILECTEHKASGQPGTSRYITTKNRKNTPDRLERRKFNPVLKKYTIHREIK
- a CDS encoding DUF4295 domain-containing protein, yielding MAKKVVATLKKEGGVKYAKVVKAVKSPKTGAYTFKEEIIMEDQVKDYLAK